A stretch of the Rhizobium sullae genome encodes the following:
- a CDS encoding M10 family metallopeptidase C-terminal domain-containing protein, translated as MTGIITSTENVSLTGDQRIDGLLSGYAWDGTITYAFPTSSTSYSYNGEKDYSFSSISSQQQSAALFLMEQSYGNTANDGFSVEGFTNANFAVGNVDTASVRFAQSSDPSLPTAGAYYPSTDSWGGDVWFGTEYAGTESDYRFPEFGNYAGHTLAHELGHALGLKHAHEPDSNPTVVPSNYDSVEYTIMTYRTYIGDDVNGYDYEQNGAPQSFMMLDIAALQEMYGADYTTNSGNTIYKWKPNEGVTYVDGVVAITPDDNRIFATIWDGGGVDTYDLSAYTTRLTIDLRPGGYSVFSQGQLADLNGGPNSGHARGNIFNALLYHNNLASLIENVQAGSGNDTIVGNEMANTLRGNAGNDSLDGSAGNDWLIGGAGADQLVGGSGVDTAGYATATAGVKVSLLNSSVNTGDAAGDSYSSIENLAGSTFADTLYGDADANRIDGSAGNDWLIGGAGADQLVGGSGVDTAGYATATAGVKVSLLNSSVNTGDAAGDSYSSIENLAGSTFADTLYGDADANRIDGSAGNDWLIGGAGADQLVGGSGVDTAGYATATAGVKVSLLNSSVNTGDAAGDSYSSIENLAGSTFADTLYGDADANRIDGSAGNDWLIGGAGADQLVGGSGVDTAGYATATAGVKVSLLNSSVNTGDAAGDSYSSIENLAGSTFADTLYGDADANRIDGSAGNDWLIGGAGADQLVGGSGVDTAGYATATAGVEVSLLNSSVNTGDAAGDSYSSIENLAGSTFADTLYGDADANRIDGSAGNDWLIGGAGADQLVGGSGVDTAGYATATAGVKVSLLNSSVNTGDAAGDSYSSIENLMGSSQADTLYGNESSNRINGGTGNDRISGAGGNDTLLGGAGDDTFVFFANFGKDIVEDFVAASDDLICFAASIFDDFTSVVSSASQVGADTVITYDINNIVTLKGLTLSGLSSDDFFFV; from the coding sequence ATGACGGGCATTATTACTTCCACAGAGAATGTGAGCTTGACTGGAGATCAGAGGATTGACGGGCTTCTCAGCGGTTATGCGTGGGACGGAACGATAACGTATGCATTTCCCACCAGCTCGACCTCGTACTCGTACAATGGCGAGAAAGACTACAGTTTCTCTTCAATTTCCTCACAGCAGCAGTCTGCTGCCTTGTTCCTCATGGAGCAATCCTATGGAAACACGGCGAATGACGGTTTTTCTGTAGAAGGCTTTACTAACGCCAACTTTGCCGTCGGGAACGTGGACACCGCATCGGTGCGATTCGCTCAGTCGTCGGACCCCAGTCTCCCGACGGCAGGAGCCTATTATCCAAGCACAGATAGCTGGGGTGGCGATGTCTGGTTCGGGACGGAATATGCAGGCACAGAAAGTGATTATCGGTTTCCGGAGTTCGGCAACTATGCAGGACATACGTTGGCGCATGAACTGGGTCATGCTCTTGGCCTGAAACATGCTCACGAACCGGATAGCAATCCGACGGTCGTGCCCAGCAACTACGATTCTGTCGAATATACGATCATGACTTACCGTACGTATATCGGAGACGACGTAAATGGCTACGATTACGAGCAGAATGGCGCGCCACAGTCCTTCATGATGCTCGACATCGCCGCCCTACAGGAAATGTATGGTGCGGACTATACGACCAACAGTGGCAATACCATCTATAAGTGGAAGCCGAACGAAGGCGTCACCTATGTCGACGGCGTCGTGGCCATCACGCCCGATGACAACAGGATCTTTGCAACTATCTGGGACGGCGGCGGTGTCGACACCTATGATCTGAGCGCCTACACCACCCGCCTTACAATCGACCTGCGACCAGGCGGCTACTCGGTCTTTTCCCAGGGCCAGTTGGCCGATCTGAACGGTGGCCCGAATAGCGGCCACGCTCGCGGTAACATTTTCAACGCTCTTCTTTATCACAACAATCTTGCGTCGTTGATCGAGAATGTTCAGGCAGGCTCCGGCAACGACACCATTGTCGGCAACGAAATGGCCAATACCCTTCGGGGCAATGCCGGAAATGATTCGCTTGACGGCAGTGCAGGCAATGATTGGTTGATCGGTGGCGCCGGCGCCGACCAGCTTGTTGGCGGAAGCGGCGTCGACACCGCTGGCTATGCTACCGCGACTGCGGGCGTTAAGGTCAGTTTGCTGAACAGCTCGGTGAACACCGGGGATGCTGCTGGAGACAGCTATTCCTCGATTGAAAACCTGGCCGGCTCGACATTCGCCGACACGCTGTACGGCGATGCAGACGCCAACCGTATCGACGGCAGCGCAGGCAATGATTGGTTGATCGGCGGCGCCGGCGCCGACCAGCTTGTTGGCGGAAGCGGCGTCGACACCGCTGGCTATGCTACCGCGACTGCGGGCGTTAAGGTCAGTTTGCTGAACAGCTCGGTGAACACCGGGGATGCTGCTGGAGACAGCTATTCCTCGATTGAAAACCTGGCCGGCTCGACATTCGCCGACACGCTGTACGGCGATGCAGACGCCAACCGTATCGACGGCAGCGCAGGCAATGATTGGTTGATCGGCGGCGCCGGCGCCGACCAGCTTGTTGGCGGAAGCGGCGTCGACACCGCTGGCTATGCTACCGCGACTGCGGGCGTTAAGGTCAGTTTGCTGAACAGCTCGGTGAACACCGGGGATGCTGCTGGAGACAGCTATTCCTCGATTGAAAACCTGGCCGGCTCGACATTCGCCGACACGCTGTACGGCGATGCAGACGCCAACCGTATCGACGGCAGCGCAGGCAATGATTGGTTGATCGGCGGCGCCGGCGCCGACCAGCTTGTTGGCGGAAGCGGCGTCGACACCGCTGGCTATGCTACCGCGACTGCGGGCGTTAAGGTCAGTTTGCTGAACAGCTCGGTGAACACCGGGGATGCTGCTGGAGACAGCTATTCCTCGATTGAAAACCTGGCCGGCTCGACATTCGCCGACACGCTGTACGGCGATGCAGACGCCAACCGTATCGACGGCAGCGCAGGCAATGATTGGTTGATCGGCGGCGCCGGCGCCGACCAGCTTGTTGGCGGAAGCGGCGTCGACACCGCTGGCTATGCTACCGCGACTGCAGGCGTTGAGGTCAGTTTGCTGAACAGCTCGGTGAACACCGGGGATGCTGCTGGAGACAGCTATTCCTCGATTGAAAACCTGGCTGGCTCGACATTCGCCGACACGCTGTACGGCGATGCAGACGCCAACCGTATCGACGGCAGCGCAGGCAATGATTGGTTGATCGGCGGCGCCGGCGCCGACCAGCTTGTTGGCGGAAGCGGCGTCGACACCGCTGGCTATGCTACCGCGACTGCGGGCGTTAAGGTCAGTTTGCTGAACAGCTCGGTGAACACCGGGGATGCTGCTGGAGACAGCTATTCCTCGATTGAAAACCTGATGGGTTCGAGCCAGGCGGATACCCTTTATGGCAATGAAAGTTCCAATCGTATCAATGGCGGTACCGGGAACGACCGGATCAGTGGCGCCGGCGGAAATGACACGCTCCTCGGAGGGGCCGGTGACGATACGTTCGTCTTCTTCGCAAATTTCGGTAAGGACATAGTTGAAGACTTTGTTGCAGCGTCGGACGACCTTATATGTTTCGCCGCGAGTATCTTCGACGACTTTACCTCGGTGGTTTCGTCGGCTAGCCAGGTCGGGGCTGACACCGTCATTACCTATGACATCAATAATATCGTCACGCTGAAAGGCCTGACCCTCAGCGGCCTTTCCAGTGACGACTTTTTCTTTGTGTGA
- a CDS encoding amino acid ABC transporter permease, whose protein sequence is MISFVSTIFENFPDWGPRLLDAGWVSCILTICGFLLAFPLGIAIEFIRTRRSPIFRLSADAYVSVMRGVPILVILYLLYFALPEAGIALPSLLAGILGLALVYSAYLAEVFRAGFAAVPSGQREAAMASGLRPWQTFRLILLPQVVRKVLPPLLINLVSLLKDSSICALIAVPELTLTSRAIMSESFLPLHIFIVTACGYFIIAWPASLAVRNLERWLSRRAEGSKTARSRQDLLAKPA, encoded by the coding sequence ATGATTTCGTTTGTCAGCACCATATTTGAGAATTTCCCGGATTGGGGACCGCGCCTGCTGGATGCTGGTTGGGTCAGTTGTATTCTGACGATATGCGGTTTCCTGCTGGCGTTTCCGCTTGGAATCGCCATCGAGTTTATCCGCACGCGACGCTCGCCGATCTTTCGTCTGAGTGCTGACGCCTATGTCTCGGTCATGCGCGGAGTGCCAATCCTCGTCATCCTGTACCTTTTGTACTTCGCGCTTCCGGAAGCGGGCATTGCGCTTCCATCGTTGCTGGCCGGTATTCTCGGCCTCGCGCTCGTCTACAGTGCCTACCTCGCAGAAGTGTTTCGCGCTGGCTTCGCCGCGGTCCCCTCTGGTCAGAGAGAGGCAGCGATGGCATCCGGTCTTAGACCCTGGCAAACGTTCCGGCTCATTTTGCTGCCGCAGGTGGTCCGTAAGGTACTTCCGCCGCTGCTCATCAACCTGGTTTCCCTTCTCAAGGACAGCTCCATCTGCGCGTTGATCGCCGTGCCCGAACTGACGCTTACCTCGCGCGCGATCATGTCGGAGAGCTTTCTTCCTCTGCATATCTTTATCGTGACGGCGTGTGGCTACTTCATCATCGCCTGGCCGGCATCTCTGGCCGTCCGCAACCTTGAACGTTGGCTTTCCAGGCGCGCGGAAGGGTCGAAGACCGCTCGATCAAGGCAAGATTTGCTCGCCAAGCCCGCCTGA
- a CDS encoding amino acid ABC transporter ATP-binding protein: protein MQNPVLLSVANLKKSFGSFPVLKGVSFELSRGECIAIIGPSGSGKSTCLRAINYLEPPSSGEIRLEGRLIGKHEDGRRMSDAELAPQRADMGMVFQSFNLWPHLDVRSNITLQPRKVRKMPSKQAAELCDAVLAKVHLSEKASQMPHCLSGGQQQRVAIARSLAQQPKLLLFDEPTSALDPELVGEVLTVIKELAREGMSMVLITHEIAFAREVADRILFMDGGVIIEEGPAPQLLDQPQHPRLKQFLSAMGLREVA from the coding sequence ATGCAAAACCCTGTTCTGCTTTCAGTCGCCAATCTCAAAAAGTCCTTTGGCAGCTTTCCGGTTCTCAAAGGCGTGTCCTTCGAACTGTCACGGGGAGAATGTATCGCGATCATCGGCCCGAGTGGTTCTGGAAAATCCACCTGCCTTCGCGCGATCAACTATCTGGAACCTCCCTCAAGCGGCGAAATTCGGCTTGAAGGCCGACTGATCGGCAAGCACGAAGATGGTCGGCGCATGAGCGATGCAGAGCTTGCTCCGCAAAGAGCCGACATGGGAATGGTCTTTCAGAGCTTCAATCTTTGGCCGCATCTCGACGTTCGGTCGAACATCACGTTGCAACCTCGGAAGGTTCGGAAGATGCCCTCCAAGCAGGCTGCGGAGCTTTGCGACGCTGTGCTCGCAAAAGTGCACCTGAGCGAAAAGGCATCACAAATGCCCCATTGCCTATCGGGAGGCCAGCAGCAGCGAGTAGCGATCGCCCGCTCGCTTGCTCAGCAGCCGAAGCTTCTGCTCTTCGACGAACCGACGTCGGCTCTCGATCCTGAGCTCGTCGGCGAAGTCTTGACGGTTATTAAGGAGCTTGCGCGCGAAGGCATGTCGATGGTGCTCATCACCCACGAGATCGCTTTTGCCCGCGAGGTTGCTGATCGCATCTTGTTCATGGATGGCGGTGTGATCATCGAGGAGGGCCCCGCGCCGCAGCTTCTCGACCAGCCGCAGCACCCACGCCTGAAGCAATTTCTTTCGGCAATGGGCCTTCGGGAGGTCGCCTGA
- a CDS encoding DAK2 domain-containing protein — translation MTCLTSNDLWHLLQRAANAMTILEEPLNAADRELGDGDTGTMLTRLLRALAGVDIRGTSLTEAFGTLASAAGESTGSSLGTLLSAALFAMSQQTRSHTDPLPASETAILLRSARDAMLELGKSRLGDKTIIDSVDAVAASIDGLARWPDIAAATVEAAEAVLLRFRGRPCRVGRARMWPEKSQSLDDPGMVTFEALLRRIVLPELCGRRSEMPK, via the coding sequence ATGACTTGCCTCACATCGAATGACCTGTGGCATCTTCTTCAACGCGCTGCCAACGCAATGACAATTCTCGAAGAGCCGCTTAATGCTGCGGACCGGGAATTGGGCGATGGTGACACCGGAACCATGTTGACACGGCTGCTAAGGGCTCTCGCAGGCGTCGATATCCGAGGCACAAGCTTAACTGAGGCCTTTGGCACGCTTGCCTCGGCCGCGGGCGAAAGCACAGGATCGAGCCTTGGCACGCTTCTCAGCGCCGCCCTCTTTGCAATGTCGCAACAAACAAGATCACATACCGACCCACTGCCGGCGTCAGAGACTGCGATTTTGTTGAGGTCCGCTCGCGATGCCATGCTGGAGCTTGGAAAATCGCGGCTCGGTGACAAGACCATTATCGATTCCGTCGATGCGGTTGCGGCGTCTATTGATGGCTTAGCACGTTGGCCCGACATAGCGGCTGCTACCGTCGAGGCAGCAGAGGCGGTGCTCTTGCGTTTCAGGGGACGTCCATGCCGTGTGGGTCGGGCACGGATGTGGCCCGAGAAAAGCCAAAGTCTGGATGACCCCGGGATGGTCACATTCGAGGCACTCCTGAGAAGGATCGTTCTGCCGGAGCTTTGTGGTCGAAGGAGCGAGATGCCTAAATAA
- a CDS encoding dihydroxyacetone kinase subunit DhaK: protein MKKFINAPESYVDDMLTGLVMAHPDIVRKGKHGRTLARRDGVSKGRVGIATGGGAGHLPLFAGYLGDGFADSCAVGNVFEGPNLQSCVDAINLADGGSGVLLLYGNYGGDRMNFDMASRLAAANDIETVLATDDIASASREEISKRRGVAGIVFAYKAAGAAAKAGASLKDVAEIARRTVARTRTIGLGMKGCRLPGATGEVFELGDDEVELGLGIHGEPGLWRKPMASANVLVDEMISRLLEERPDETDSSRLAVMVNGLGATPLEELYIAYQRAGKVLAEQGLHVVMPMVGPFATSMEMAGLSITLCFLTDELEKLLAAQANCPFWRVQ, encoded by the coding sequence ATGAAGAAGTTCATCAACGCCCCGGAGAGTTACGTCGACGACATGTTGACAGGACTCGTCATGGCTCACCCGGACATCGTGAGGAAGGGGAAGCACGGGCGCACCCTTGCACGCCGCGATGGTGTCTCAAAGGGGCGTGTGGGGATTGCAACGGGTGGCGGTGCCGGGCACCTGCCTTTGTTTGCCGGTTATCTCGGCGACGGCTTTGCCGACAGCTGTGCCGTCGGCAACGTCTTTGAAGGACCAAACCTGCAATCCTGCGTCGATGCGATCAACCTGGCCGACGGTGGCAGCGGAGTTTTGCTCCTCTACGGAAACTATGGCGGTGACAGAATGAACTTCGATATGGCGAGCAGGCTTGCCGCGGCAAATGACATCGAGACCGTGCTTGCGACCGACGACATAGCAAGCGCCAGCCGCGAGGAAATATCAAAGCGGCGTGGCGTTGCGGGCATCGTGTTCGCCTATAAAGCGGCGGGCGCCGCCGCAAAAGCCGGCGCGAGCTTGAAGGACGTTGCGGAGATTGCACGGCGGACGGTGGCGCGCACGCGGACGATCGGCCTCGGAATGAAGGGTTGCCGCTTGCCGGGGGCGACCGGCGAAGTTTTCGAGCTCGGCGATGACGAAGTTGAGCTTGGCCTTGGAATTCACGGAGAGCCCGGTCTGTGGCGCAAGCCAATGGCGTCTGCCAACGTGCTCGTCGACGAAATGATTAGTCGACTTCTCGAAGAGCGGCCTGACGAGACGGATTCCAGTCGCCTGGCCGTAATGGTGAATGGTCTTGGGGCAACGCCTTTGGAGGAACTGTACATCGCCTATCAGCGCGCTGGAAAAGTCCTTGCGGAGCAGGGGCTTCACGTTGTCATGCCCATGGTCGGTCCATTTGCCACCTCAATGGAGATGGCCGGTCTGTCGATCACCCTATGCTTCTTGACTGACGAGCTTGAGAAACTGCTGGCAGCTCAGGCGAATTGCCCGTTCTGGAGGGTCCAATGA
- a CDS encoding substrate-binding periplasmic protein, giving the protein MNVARKLLPAIITITLAATVPAVAGPDTSAYRLSEPGMLSVAITGDMPGLVARDGKLVGYDGEILQIAAERLGLAVKPVPMEWSGAIAAVQTGRVDLIGGNVAWTEQRAATLSLTDPTGYFRNGITGKTDAGWHSLESLEQKKVGSITGFSFLPELRRITGLQLSLYDSSDAAIRDILAGRIDALVGDPPVIDYAIAMNPGWGLTNKPFTDNDPDFPLLTRIGRQYVFGLSQDNQALADALSGEIRKLWESCEVRVIGKRYGNVNDANYTPSPDNFRVGVDRPEGWTPPSCSK; this is encoded by the coding sequence ATGAACGTTGCAAGAAAGCTCTTACCGGCCATCATTACGATCACGCTTGCAGCTACCGTCCCCGCGGTGGCCGGTCCAGATACCTCCGCCTACAGATTGAGCGAGCCGGGGATGCTGTCGGTCGCCATCACAGGCGATATGCCTGGGCTTGTCGCGCGCGACGGCAAGCTTGTCGGCTATGATGGCGAGATCCTGCAGATCGCGGCCGAACGCCTCGGTCTGGCGGTCAAACCTGTTCCCATGGAATGGTCGGGCGCGATCGCCGCGGTCCAGACCGGCCGCGTCGACTTGATTGGTGGAAACGTTGCCTGGACGGAACAACGTGCCGCAACCCTCTCTTTGACGGACCCGACAGGCTATTTCCGGAACGGCATCACCGGTAAGACAGATGCAGGGTGGCATAGCCTTGAGAGTTTGGAGCAGAAGAAAGTCGGCTCAATCACCGGATTTTCTTTTCTGCCGGAGTTGCGCCGCATAACCGGTCTTCAGCTGTCACTTTACGATAGCTCCGACGCCGCGATCCGCGACATTCTTGCCGGGCGTATCGACGCGCTGGTCGGCGATCCGCCGGTGATCGACTACGCGATTGCCATGAATCCCGGCTGGGGCCTGACGAACAAACCGTTCACCGATAACGATCCCGATTTTCCGCTGCTGACCAGGATCGGCAGGCAATACGTCTTCGGCCTCAGCCAGGACAACCAGGCCCTTGCCGACGCCCTGAGCGGCGAGATCCGCAAGCTTTGGGAAAGCTGCGAGGTCCGGGTCATCGGCAAACGATATGGCAACGTCAACGACGCCAACTACACCCCGTCTCCCGACAATTTCAGGGTAGGGGTCGATCGGCCGGAAGGCTGGACGCCGCCGAGTTGCTCCAAATGA
- a CDS encoding ABC transporter permease, which translates to MYYMTTHIRVVVALVIREMSTRFGNKPGGYLWAILDPAAHIAFMSVIFMGIARLPALGTSFPLFFATGYIAFQFYAAMCGFLNGAIKSNRTLLSYPNVAPIDTIVARYILQAATTVFVAICVLGAIIMTMHQPPELYWPAILEAAFAATLLGLGVGIFNTVMFLRFPFYEQVFNIVNRPMFLISGVFFLPDALPGPMREIVLFNPLVHAVMLFRQGFYPQYRAAELDMFYLYSVVFAAIFGGLFVFTNSAAVARGR; encoded by the coding sequence TTGTATTATATGACGACCCATATTCGCGTTGTTGTCGCATTGGTCATCCGCGAAATGTCGACCCGCTTTGGCAACAAGCCCGGCGGCTACCTCTGGGCGATCCTTGACCCTGCGGCCCACATCGCTTTCATGTCGGTGATCTTCATGGGAATCGCAAGACTGCCGGCTCTCGGGACAAGCTTTCCGCTGTTTTTTGCAACCGGCTATATTGCATTCCAGTTTTACGCCGCAATGTGCGGTTTTTTGAACGGCGCTATCAAATCTAATCGGACGTTGCTCAGCTATCCAAATGTCGCCCCGATCGATACCATCGTCGCTCGTTATATCCTTCAGGCGGCTACGACGGTCTTCGTCGCCATCTGTGTTCTCGGCGCGATCATTATGACAATGCATCAACCTCCCGAGCTCTATTGGCCGGCGATCCTCGAGGCGGCCTTTGCCGCGACATTGTTGGGTCTCGGGGTGGGCATATTTAACACCGTGATGTTCTTACGTTTTCCATTCTACGAACAGGTCTTCAACATCGTCAATCGACCGATGTTTCTGATCTCTGGCGTTTTTTTCTTGCCCGACGCGCTTCCGGGTCCTATGCGTGAAATCGTACTTTTTAATCCGTTGGTTCATGCGGTCATGCTGTTCCGCCAAGGCTTCTACCCCCAATACCGGGCGGCGGAACTCGATATGTTCTATCTTTATTCTGTTGTCTTTGCGGCGATATTCGGCGGTCTCTTTGTCTTCACGAATTCCGCAGCAGTGGCGAGAGGCCGATGA
- a CDS encoding amino acid ABC transporter permease → MDHDLLVRIVAALGSGVMVTLEVTAGALVLAVGLGLALAAIRHLWPRRDVDLAISSYVELLRNIPSLTFLFLLYFGLAAVGVRLPALTAAIVGLGLIGAAVVVDIFRAGFQAVPQGQREAAAAIGLKPLQAFRLVILPQGLRIAFAPLGNYAVALVKDTSLVAAIAAPEVMFNARQLVNETFQTTLVYGCAALVYLVITFSLGQAVRWVEQRTAY, encoded by the coding sequence ATGGATCATGATCTTCTTGTCCGCATCGTCGCGGCACTAGGTTCTGGTGTTATGGTGACCTTAGAGGTGACGGCCGGGGCCCTTGTCCTTGCAGTGGGACTGGGATTGGCGCTAGCGGCGATCCGTCACCTCTGGCCGCGGCGCGATGTCGATCTTGCGATCAGCTCTTACGTCGAGCTCTTGAGAAATATCCCGAGCCTCACGTTTCTTTTCCTGCTCTATTTCGGTCTTGCCGCCGTTGGAGTGCGTTTGCCGGCTCTGACGGCTGCCATCGTCGGGTTAGGCCTGATCGGTGCTGCGGTGGTCGTCGATATATTTCGGGCTGGTTTTCAGGCGGTTCCCCAGGGGCAACGCGAAGCCGCCGCCGCGATCGGCCTCAAGCCTCTTCAAGCCTTCCGCCTCGTTATCCTGCCGCAGGGGCTGCGCATCGCCTTCGCGCCGCTCGGCAACTACGCGGTCGCGCTCGTCAAGGATACATCTCTAGTTGCAGCAATCGCGGCGCCGGAAGTGATGTTCAATGCCCGGCAACTCGTCAATGAGACGTTCCAGACGACGCTGGTCTATGGCTGTGCAGCTCTTGTTTACCTGGTGATCACTTTTAGCCTTGGCCAGGCAGTCCGCTGGGTCGAGCAGAGGACGGCGTACTGA
- a CDS encoding NAD(P)/FAD-dependent oxidoreductase, whose protein sequence is MTSFDVAIVGGGLAGCSAALHARLKGASVILLERGRCGAQASGVNYGGVRQQGRHPAELPLACRSRRIWGRLAELVGSDCEFTATGHLKLARNDADMQSLLAYRDIARDHGIDLEILSAADLRSRYPYLAGGYSGASLCAADGQANPRLVAPAFARKAKELGAIVREQCELEQAEKVATGFRLSVKGETQAIKARRLINTAGAWGARIARWFSDDVDEQVMAPNMCVTEPVAPLIGPNLGICGGSIYLRQTQNGSVVFGAGLGIADAGCLRARPLADVSMDAARAAVAMVPQLTNVLVVRTWTGIEGRMPDGLPVVGKSPKTEGLFHAFGFSGHGFQLGPAVGAVLAELCLDGTSPTPIDGLSLARFDPVPSSAAASSI, encoded by the coding sequence ATGACGAGCTTCGACGTCGCGATCGTCGGCGGCGGCCTTGCAGGCTGCTCAGCCGCCTTGCATGCCCGACTTAAGGGCGCATCTGTGATTCTTCTGGAGCGTGGACGATGCGGCGCTCAGGCAAGCGGCGTGAACTATGGCGGCGTCCGGCAACAGGGCCGCCATCCAGCGGAGCTACCGCTTGCCTGCCGAAGCCGGCGGATCTGGGGAAGATTGGCTGAGCTCGTAGGGAGCGACTGCGAGTTCACGGCTACCGGGCACCTGAAACTCGCACGCAACGACGCAGACATGCAAAGCCTTCTTGCCTATCGCGATATTGCGCGGGACCACGGCATCGATCTCGAAATTCTGAGCGCTGCGGACCTGCGGTCCCGCTATCCCTATCTCGCCGGCGGCTATAGCGGTGCCTCGCTCTGTGCTGCGGACGGACAGGCAAATCCAAGGCTTGTGGCGCCGGCCTTTGCGCGCAAAGCGAAGGAGCTGGGTGCCATCGTCCGTGAGCAATGTGAGCTGGAGCAGGCTGAGAAAGTTGCCACTGGATTTCGGCTTTCGGTCAAAGGCGAAACCCAAGCAATCAAGGCGCGCCGCTTGATCAATACAGCCGGCGCTTGGGGCGCAAGGATCGCGCGCTGGTTCAGCGACGATGTCGATGAGCAAGTCATGGCGCCTAACATGTGCGTGACAGAACCGGTTGCGCCGCTGATCGGGCCGAACCTCGGGATTTGCGGTGGATCCATCTACCTTCGCCAGACCCAAAACGGCAGCGTCGTATTCGGCGCCGGCCTCGGTATCGCAGACGCCGGCTGTCTTCGGGCTCGGCCGCTCGCAGATGTCAGCATGGACGCTGCTCGCGCTGCAGTCGCCATGGTGCCGCAGCTTACAAATGTCCTCGTGGTCAGGACTTGGACAGGTATCGAAGGCAGAATGCCGGATGGGCTACCGGTCGTCGGGAAGAGCCCTAAAACCGAGGGCTTGTTCCACGCCTTTGGCTTCTCCGGTCACGGCTTCCAGCTCGGCCCTGCCGTCGGTGCGGTACTTGCCGAACTTTGCCTCGATGGCACCTCACCAACACCAATCGACGGACTGTCACTGGCCCGCTTCGATCCGGTCCCGTCATCGGCTGCCGCGTCATCGATCTAA
- a CDS encoding ABC transporter ATP-binding protein, whose product MIRLERATKYVKTKGVKKPIIENASLVIRRGKSVGLLGRNGAGKSTLLQLIAGSLRLDRGRIVRQGKISWPLGFQGSFQPNMSGEQNVRFVARIYGVDTEELVDYVIDFAELGPFFHAPVGTYSSGMKARLAFGVSMGVNFDYYLVDEITAVGDANFKKKCHDVFKHRLQDSDVIMVSHSTSTIREYCDCGVVLENGKLTYFDDVEDAIRVHERNMKGN is encoded by the coding sequence ATGATCAGACTTGAACGCGCGACCAAATATGTGAAGACCAAGGGCGTAAAGAAGCCAATCATCGAGAACGCCTCCCTTGTTATCAGGCGTGGCAAGAGTGTCGGCCTGCTCGGCCGGAACGGTGCGGGAAAATCGACGCTTTTGCAATTGATCGCGGGCTCACTGCGGCTCGATCGGGGGCGCATAGTAAGACAAGGCAAGATTTCCTGGCCCCTCGGTTTTCAAGGTAGCTTTCAACCAAACATGTCCGGCGAGCAGAATGTTCGTTTTGTCGCGCGCATTTACGGTGTCGATACCGAAGAGCTGGTTGACTATGTTATCGATTTTGCCGAGCTAGGCCCATTTTTCCACGCCCCGGTTGGTACTTATTCCTCCGGCATGAAGGCCCGTCTAGCCTTTGGTGTCAGCATGGGCGTCAACTTCGATTATTATCTGGTTGACGAGATCACTGCAGTCGGCGATGCAAACTTCAAAAAAAAATGTCATGATGTCTTCAAACATCGATTGCAAGATTCTGACGTTATTATGGTTTCCCACAGCACAAGCACGATCCGTGAGTACTGTGATTGTGGTGTGGTTCTCGAAAATGGCAAACTCACCTACTTCGATGATGTGGAAGATGCTATTCGAGTTCATGAGCGAAACATGAAGGGCAACTGA